A window from Candidatus Eisenbacteria bacterium encodes these proteins:
- a CDS encoding glucoamylase family protein — MSDQPPTDRDPSRLPTEDELNRLQVTTLQYYMHEANPTTGLIRDKTDPAAPASIAAVGLALASIPVLVERGVISREFAPEIALWTLRFFRDSPQGPEPDATGYRGFYYHFLHMKTGRRVWECELSAIDSAFLFAGMLTCAAYFDAETQEEAEVRRLADELYRRADWRWMLAGGSAISHGWRPETGFIPHTYTGYDEALLLYLLGLGSPTFPLPPESYAAYSSTYQWRQIYGHDVLYSGPLFTHQLSQLWIDFRGIRDAFMRAHGSDYFENSRRATYIHQEYARRNPLEFAGYGEHCWGITASDGPGSEQRCVNGVEREFYGYHVRGAPYGPDDGTLSPWVVVGSLPFAPEIVIPTVGAMARLDLGAADRYGFKASFNETYLIADSPTGWWVTPYHFGIDQGPVALMIENYRTGLIWKVMRRCPYVVAGLRRAGFQGGWL, encoded by the coding sequence ATGAGCGACCAGCCACCGACCGATCGAGACCCGAGCCGCCTTCCGACGGAGGACGAGCTGAACCGGCTCCAGGTCACGACGCTGCAGTACTACATGCACGAGGCCAATCCGACGACGGGCCTCATCCGCGACAAGACGGATCCTGCGGCCCCCGCCAGCATCGCGGCCGTGGGGCTCGCCCTGGCGAGCATCCCGGTCCTCGTGGAACGCGGCGTGATCTCCCGCGAGTTTGCGCCCGAGATCGCGCTGTGGACGCTGCGTTTCTTCCGCGACAGCCCGCAGGGACCGGAGCCGGACGCGACCGGCTACCGTGGGTTCTACTACCACTTCCTCCACATGAAGACCGGTCGCCGGGTCTGGGAATGCGAGCTGTCCGCGATCGACTCGGCCTTCCTGTTCGCCGGGATGCTCACCTGCGCCGCCTACTTCGACGCCGAGACCCAGGAGGAGGCCGAGGTCCGCCGGTTGGCGGACGAGCTCTATCGCCGGGCGGACTGGCGGTGGATGCTCGCCGGCGGCTCGGCGATCTCGCACGGCTGGCGGCCCGAGACCGGGTTCATCCCGCACACCTATACGGGGTACGACGAGGCCCTGCTGCTCTATCTGCTCGGACTCGGCTCGCCGACGTTCCCGCTGCCGCCCGAGAGCTACGCCGCGTATTCCTCGACCTACCAGTGGAGGCAGATCTACGGCCACGACGTGCTCTACTCGGGGCCGCTCTTCACGCACCAGCTCTCCCAGCTCTGGATCGATTTCCGCGGCATCCGGGATGCATTCATGCGCGCCCACGGAAGCGACTACTTCGAGAACAGTCGCCGTGCGACGTACATCCACCAGGAGTACGCACGGCGTAACCCGCTCGAGTTTGCCGGCTACGGCGAGCACTGCTGGGGCATTACCGCGAGCGACGGCCCGGGATCCGAGCAGCGCTGCGTGAACGGCGTCGAGCGGGAGTTCTACGGCTATCATGTCCGCGGAGCGCCCTACGGCCCCGACGACGGGACGCTGTCGCCGTGGGTGGTCGTTGGTTCGCTCCCATTCGCTCCCGAGATCGTGATCCCGACCGTCGGGGCGATGGCTCGACTCGATCTCGGCGCGGCAGATCGCTACGGCTTCAAGGCGTCGTTCAACGAGACGTACCTGATCGCAGACAGCCCGACGGGCTGGTGGGTCACTCCCTACCACTTCGGCATCGATCAAGGCCCGGTGGCCCTCATGATCGAAAATTACCGCACCGGTCTGATCTGGAAGGTCATGCGCCGCTGCCCCTACGTTGTTGCGGGCCTGCGCCGGGCGGGCTTCCAGGGCGGCTGGCTCTGA
- the ftsH gene encoding ATP-dependent zinc metalloprotease FtsH has product MSSSFVRVLAWLLLIAVWVFMLSERFQGLGSTEISYSEFKTAVAEGRVGEVVLSPSLIRGSFAGDDERTGSFRTVRVEDPDLLRDLQAHGVKVSGTIESTFLRDLLSWVVPAALFLAVWLFIMRRAGAGGPGAGFLTVGRSRAKLYVEQEVKVTFADVAGVDEAKEELREVIEFLKKPERFRRLGGKIPKGILLLGPPGTGKTLLAKAVAGEAGVPFFSISGSEFVEMFVGVGAARVRDLFVQAKEKAPCIIFIDELDALGKVRGAGALAHEEREQTLNQLLVEMDGFDPRAGVILMAATNRPEILDPALLRAGRFDRHVLVDRPDRPGRLAILKLHARGVVMRNADEDLDVIAGMTPGFAGADLANVVNEAALLAVRRDKEAVELADLQEAVERVIAGLEKKNRVLNAMEKDRVAHHEVGHALVAMSLPGTDPIQKISIIPRGVAALGYTIQLPTEDRFLMARSELENKIAVLLGGRAAEEIVYGEVSTGAQDDLQKATAVAKSMVKAYGMSERLGEVSLERERPALQLPVEPMSSRGDYSEETAREIDCEVRRIIDEQHARAHELLAGQKDVLREAATVLQQKEVITGAELADMRARHAPARAAS; this is encoded by the coding sequence ATGTCCTCGAGCTTCGTCCGTGTGCTCGCCTGGCTTCTCCTGATCGCCGTGTGGGTCTTCATGCTGTCCGAGCGCTTCCAGGGGCTCGGGTCGACCGAGATCTCCTACAGCGAGTTCAAGACGGCCGTCGCCGAGGGCCGCGTCGGGGAAGTCGTCTTGTCGCCGTCGCTCATCCGGGGGTCGTTCGCCGGCGATGACGAGCGTACGGGATCGTTCCGAACCGTGCGCGTCGAAGACCCCGATCTGCTCCGCGACCTCCAGGCGCACGGCGTCAAGGTGTCCGGGACGATCGAGAGCACGTTCCTGCGCGACCTCCTGTCCTGGGTGGTCCCGGCGGCGCTCTTCCTGGCGGTCTGGCTCTTCATCATGCGGCGCGCGGGCGCCGGCGGGCCCGGCGCCGGATTCCTCACCGTCGGGCGAAGCCGCGCGAAGCTCTACGTCGAGCAGGAGGTGAAGGTCACCTTCGCGGACGTCGCGGGGGTCGACGAGGCGAAGGAGGAGCTCCGTGAGGTCATCGAGTTCCTGAAGAAACCCGAGCGTTTCCGCCGCCTCGGCGGCAAGATTCCGAAGGGCATCCTGCTACTCGGACCACCGGGCACGGGGAAGACGCTGCTCGCGAAGGCGGTGGCCGGCGAGGCCGGCGTCCCGTTCTTCTCGATCAGCGGCTCGGAGTTCGTCGAGATGTTCGTCGGCGTCGGTGCCGCTCGGGTACGGGATCTCTTCGTGCAGGCGAAGGAGAAGGCGCCCTGCATCATCTTCATCGACGAGCTCGACGCGCTCGGCAAGGTGCGTGGCGCGGGCGCGCTCGCGCACGAGGAGCGCGAGCAGACCCTCAACCAGCTCCTCGTGGAAATGGACGGCTTCGATCCGCGCGCGGGCGTGATCCTGATGGCCGCGACGAACCGGCCCGAGATCCTCGACCCGGCGCTCCTGCGCGCCGGGCGATTCGATCGGCACGTGCTGGTCGATCGTCCCGACCGGCCTGGGCGGCTCGCGATCCTGAAGCTCCACGCCCGCGGCGTCGTCATGCGGAACGCCGATGAGGACCTCGACGTCATTGCCGGCATGACGCCGGGCTTCGCGGGTGCGGACCTCGCGAACGTCGTGAACGAGGCGGCCTTGCTCGCCGTGCGCCGGGACAAGGAGGCGGTCGAGCTGGCGGATCTGCAGGAAGCCGTCGAGCGCGTGATCGCCGGCCTCGAGAAGAAGAATCGCGTGCTCAACGCCATGGAGAAGGACCGCGTCGCGCACCACGAGGTGGGCCATGCGCTCGTCGCCATGTCATTGCCCGGGACGGATCCGATCCAGAAGATCTCCATCATCCCGCGCGGCGTGGCGGCGCTCGGCTACACGATCCAGCTCCCGACCGAAGATCGCTTCCTCATGGCGCGCTCGGAGCTCGAGAACAAGATTGCGGTGCTGCTCGGCGGACGCGCGGCGGAGGAGATCGTCTACGGCGAGGTGTCGACCGGCGCACAGGACGACCTCCAGAAGGCGACCGCCGTCGCGAAGAGCATGGTGAAGGCCTACGGCATGAGCGAGCGATTGGGCGAGGTGAGCCTCGAGCGCGAGCGGCCCGCCCTCCAGTTGCCGGTCGAGCCGATGTCGTCGCGTGGCGACTACAGCGAGGAGACGGCGCGGGAAATCGACTGCGAGGTACGGCGGATCATCGACGAGCAGCATGCCCGGGCGCACGAGCTCCTCGCGGGCCAGAAGGACGTGCTCCGCGAAGCAGCCACCGTGCTGCAGCAGAAGGAAGTCATCACCGGTGCCGAGCTTGCCGACATGCGCGCGCGACACGCCCCGGCCCGCGCCGCATCATGA
- a CDS encoding metal-dependent hydrolase, whose protein sequence is MPTILTHALSGAAVGAGFRRPLGLARIWFAGAVCAALPDLDVLGFRLGIHYGDVLGHRGFTHSLAFAALLAALAVSAVFPRGAPGWSRGALWLYLFVATASHGVLDALTDGGRGVAFFSPFSNVRYFFPVQPVQVSPIGVRSFMSSEGLTVLSSEVRWIWLPSVLLLGGAFVARAAASVLARRE, encoded by the coding sequence GTGCCCACGATCTTGACGCATGCGTTGTCCGGAGCAGCGGTCGGAGCCGGGTTTCGCCGCCCGCTCGGTCTCGCGCGGATCTGGTTCGCAGGTGCCGTCTGCGCCGCACTCCCCGACCTCGACGTCCTGGGTTTCCGGCTCGGCATCCACTACGGCGACGTGCTCGGTCACCGGGGCTTCACTCATTCGCTCGCGTTCGCCGCCCTCCTGGCGGCGCTGGCAGTGTCGGCCGTCTTCCCGCGAGGCGCTCCGGGCTGGAGCCGTGGCGCATTGTGGCTCTACCTCTTCGTCGCCACGGCCTCCCACGGCGTCCTCGACGCGCTGACCGACGGCGGTCGCGGCGTGGCCTTCTTCTCGCCGTTCAGCAACGTTCGCTACTTCTTCCCCGTCCAACCGGTCCAGGTGTCTCCCATTGGGGTCCGATCGTTCATGTCCTCCGAGGGCCTGACCGTCCTGTCGAGCGAGGTGCGCTGGATCTGGCTGCCGTCCGTGCTGCTCCTCGGAGGCGCATTCGTGGCGCGGGCCGCAGCGAGCGTCCTGGCTCGGCGGGAATGA
- a CDS encoding GYD domain-containing protein — MPTFIMLTRLTPEVVKTPADLKRLEKTVAERVRKECPEVTWRGSYAILGPCDYLDLFEAPNEDSAAKVVMIVRSFGHASTETWTAVPWEHFEGLIPGGR, encoded by the coding sequence ATGCCGACGTTCATCATGCTCACCCGCCTCACCCCGGAGGTCGTGAAGACGCCTGCGGACCTGAAGCGCCTCGAAAAGACGGTCGCCGAGCGCGTTCGGAAGGAATGTCCCGAGGTCACGTGGCGCGGCAGCTACGCGATCCTCGGGCCCTGCGACTACCTGGATCTCTTCGAGGCGCCGAACGAGGACAGTGCGGCCAAGGTGGTGATGATCGTGCGCTCGTTCGGGCACGCGTCCACCGAGACCTGGACCGCCGTGCCGTGGGAGCATTTCGAGGGGCTCATCCCAGGCGGGCGGTAG
- a CDS encoding Hsp20/alpha crystallin family protein, translating into MQVVAAIGTAVAAESRGGTMPFIREPRRRQDLRDGVVLHEDGEILEPAADVSETDSEVTVVIEVPEIDKDDIHVSVADGRLNVRAEARKDGADTSLAYHGDELGYGDFQRTIPLPAEVDASRASATLESGILSVWMPKSSHPNEDDIAIR; encoded by the coding sequence TTGCAGGTAGTCGCTGCCATCGGCACGGCCGTTGCTGCAGAATCCCGAGGAGGGACGATGCCATTCATACGCGAACCGCGTCGACGCCAGGATCTTCGAGATGGTGTGGTCCTTCACGAGGACGGGGAGATCCTCGAGCCGGCGGCCGACGTCAGCGAGACCGACAGCGAGGTGACCGTCGTCATCGAGGTTCCAGAAATCGACAAGGACGACATTCACGTGAGCGTGGCCGACGGACGGTTGAACGTTCGTGCCGAGGCCCGCAAGGACGGCGCAGACACGAGCCTCGCGTACCACGGCGACGAGCTCGGCTACGGCGACTTCCAGCGAACGATACCGCTCCCAGCGGAGGTCGACGCTTCGAGGGCCAGCGCGACCCTCGAGAGCGGCATACTCAGCGTGTGGATGCCGAAGAGTTCGCACCCGAACGAAGACGACATCGCCATCCGCTGA
- the rtcA gene encoding RNA 3'-terminal phosphate cyclase: MADLRIDCSRGEGGGQIVRTALALAVTLGHPLVLTNIRANRRRPGLQPQHLAAVRALAAISRADVRGAELDSCELEFRPRDLRGGDYRIDVAELRGSAGSTTLIFQALLLPLVHAAEPSHLTLLGGTHVPWSPPLHYVRDVFLPAVRGLGVDSRVSLVRWGWYPAGGGMIEADVSPASMLRGLRADEPPPLAHVVGMSAVSSLPRAIADRQAHQARDRLSREGVTATIETVEDVTARGPGTFVGLVVPGRAGFSALGRRGVPAERIADEAVDALLAYRASRGALDAHLADQLLPFLVLAREPSSFTCEAISPHLRTLAWVLGELVPVSIELDEGPPARVRTLPHGGTHP, from the coding sequence GTGGCAGACTTGAGAATCGATTGCAGCCGGGGCGAAGGGGGCGGCCAGATCGTGCGAACCGCTCTCGCACTGGCAGTGACACTCGGGCACCCGCTCGTGCTCACCAACATCCGCGCGAATCGCCGCCGACCCGGCTTGCAGCCCCAGCACCTGGCGGCCGTGCGCGCGCTCGCCGCGATCAGCCGGGCCGACGTTCGTGGCGCCGAGCTCGATTCGTGCGAGCTCGAGTTCCGACCCCGGGACCTTCGGGGCGGCGACTATCGCATCGACGTGGCCGAGCTTCGCGGCAGCGCCGGCTCGACCACGCTGATCTTCCAGGCGCTCCTCCTGCCGCTCGTGCATGCGGCCGAACCGAGCCATCTCACGTTGCTCGGCGGCACGCACGTGCCATGGAGCCCTCCGCTGCACTACGTGCGCGACGTCTTCCTGCCGGCCGTACGAGGCCTCGGCGTGGATTCGCGCGTGTCGCTCGTGCGCTGGGGCTGGTACCCCGCCGGTGGTGGTATGATCGAAGCCGACGTCTCGCCGGCGTCGATGCTTCGGGGTCTCCGCGCCGACGAGCCACCGCCGCTCGCGCACGTCGTCGGCATGTCGGCGGTGTCGAGCCTTCCGCGCGCGATCGCCGATCGACAGGCCCATCAAGCCCGGGACCGGCTCTCGCGCGAAGGCGTCACGGCGACGATCGAAACGGTCGAGGATGTGACGGCGCGCGGCCCGGGCACCTTCGTCGGTCTGGTCGTGCCCGGTCGGGCGGGCTTCTCCGCGCTCGGTCGTCGCGGTGTTCCGGCCGAGCGCATCGCGGACGAGGCCGTCGACGCGTTGCTCGCCTATCGAGCGAGCCGCGGCGCGCTCGATGCGCATCTCGCCGATCAACTGCTGCCGTTTCTGGTGCTGGCTCGCGAGCCGTCGAGCTTCACGTGCGAGGCGATCTCGCCCCACCTTCGCACGCTGGCATGGGTCCTCGGCGAGCTCGTGCCGGTCTCCATCGAGCTCGACGAGGGTCCGCCGGCACGGGTCCGGACCCTTCCGCACGGCGGAACGCACCCCTGA
- a CDS encoding Hsp20/alpha crystallin family protein, with translation MLAVTALQRINPNRGESPMALVPWEPFRALRRRDDVFDQLFREFLRRPMFDQEEDGLAPPVEVAESDGEVIVKMEVPGVEKDQLQLTVADDRITVRGEVRKESEEKRKNYFRQEIRYGAFQRSVPLPVEVDATNASAELKHGMLKVTLPKSKQPKAHEIKVAVA, from the coding sequence GTGCTGGCAGTCACCGCGCTGCAACGAATCAATCCCAACAGAGGAGAAAGCCCGATGGCACTCGTTCCCTGGGAGCCGTTCCGCGCTCTGCGTCGCAGGGACGACGTGTTCGATCAATTGTTCCGAGAGTTCCTTCGTCGGCCGATGTTTGACCAAGAGGAAGATGGGCTCGCCCCACCGGTCGAGGTGGCGGAGTCGGACGGCGAGGTGATCGTCAAGATGGAGGTCCCAGGAGTCGAAAAGGACCAACTCCAACTCACCGTAGCCGACGACCGCATTACCGTCCGGGGTGAGGTGCGAAAGGAGAGCGAGGAGAAGCGGAAGAACTACTTCCGGCAAGAGATTCGGTACGGCGCCTTCCAGCGGTCCGTCCCGCTGCCGGTCGAGGTCGATGCGACCAATGCGAGCGCGGAGTTGAAGCACGGCATGCTCAAGGTGACGCTGCCGAAGAGCAAGCAGCCGAAGGCGCACGAGATCAAGGTCGCGGTGGCCTGA
- a CDS encoding CBS domain-containing protein — translation MNVEELMTRNVRTCGPEDRLSVAAQIMWERDCRCVPVIESANGAARVVGMLTDRDVCMAAYTQGRQLADITVRSVMAKEVRACRCTDSIDTAVRMLEENQVHRLPVLDQADHLIGLLSLADIAGEAAREHAQGRKDVTDAQIAEALEAITQPRQPGALATTAA, via the coding sequence ATGAACGTCGAAGAGCTGATGACGAGAAATGTGCGGACTTGTGGACCCGAAGATCGCCTCAGTGTCGCTGCGCAGATCATGTGGGAGCGGGATTGCAGGTGTGTGCCGGTCATCGAGTCGGCGAACGGCGCTGCGCGCGTCGTCGGCATGCTCACCGATCGGGACGTGTGCATGGCCGCGTACACGCAGGGGCGCCAGCTGGCAGACATCACGGTGCGGAGCGTGATGGCGAAGGAGGTGCGCGCGTGCCGCTGTACGGACTCCATCGACACGGCCGTGAGGATGCTCGAGGAGAACCAGGTTCACCGGCTCCCCGTTCTCGACCAGGCCGACCATCTGATCGGGCTGTTGTCATTGGCCGACATCGCGGGCGAGGCGGCGCGCGAGCATGCACAGGGCCGGAAGGACGTGACGGACGCGCAAATCGCTGAGGCGCTCGAAGCCATCACGCAGCCCCGACAGCCGGGTGCGCTCGCTACGACGGCGGCGTGA
- the mprF gene encoding bifunctional lysylphosphatidylglycerol flippase/synthetase MprF, with amino-acid sequence MPARTARYAAIEHAPTSGARRLAGQVVALVCFALALWALRESLRDYHYRDIAAALRGVPSSRVALALALAACGYAILVGYDLLAFRFVHHRVPFPRVVLGSFVSCALGNNLGNILVTGAAVRYWLYGSLGLSAVELTQVVLFCSLGFWLGFLCLGALLFIGDPILLPPALHLPGGTTRPLGIAFLVLLVAYAAIVMARQRPLRIGTWRFPLPSPALTVGQLFVATLDLTTMGTALWVLLPPAPDLSYPRFLATFLVALVSGAASQVPGGLGIFETVILLLLSPRVAPPDLVAALLAFRATYFILPLFVAAMTIGVREGWERVPRVRRLFDRFGHWIAAMVPQILAAAMFVTGAMLLFSGAVPSATGRLRWLHRFAPLPVIEMSHFLASLVGAALLILARGIQRRLDAAYVLALALLAAGCALSLVKGLDYEEAMVLAATFAALLPCRRYFYRKASLLGEPFTGGWIAAIVVVLAGSAWLGIFVHERVEYSSELWWRVALHAEAPRSLRATVGAIGLAVLFAGMRLFRPARPRLAPPNAADIERARPIVERSVWTHANLVFRGDKAILFSEAGDAFMMYGRQGRSWIAVGDPIGPEESARELVWQFHGLCERFGGWPVFFEVRPERLDTYLDLGLTLTKLGEEARVDLTRFALEAPRHRDLRHAAFKLVRSGYHFEILLRETVPSALPALARVSDAWLADKATREKGFSNASFDVSYLTHFPVAVVRSGDDIVAFANLWLGAEKEELSIDLMRHRPDAPNGSMDFLFAALLIWGRQQGYRWFNFGVAPLSGLERRPGAPLWHRVGTFVYRHGEHFYNFQGLRQYKEKFDPVWTPRYLASPGGLALPAILVDVAALMAGGLFGIVLK; translated from the coding sequence ATGCCCGCGCGAACGGCGCGTTACGCGGCCATCGAGCATGCGCCGACGAGCGGCGCGCGTCGGCTCGCAGGGCAGGTCGTGGCGCTCGTGTGCTTCGCGCTCGCGCTCTGGGCGCTTCGCGAGTCGCTGCGCGATTACCACTACCGCGATATCGCTGCGGCGCTTCGAGGCGTGCCGTCGTCACGGGTCGCCCTCGCGCTCGCCCTCGCAGCGTGCGGCTACGCCATCCTCGTCGGCTACGATCTGCTGGCGTTCCGGTTCGTTCACCATCGCGTTCCGTTCCCTCGGGTCGTGCTCGGCTCGTTCGTCTCCTGCGCGCTCGGCAACAACCTCGGGAACATCCTCGTCACCGGCGCCGCCGTGCGATACTGGCTCTACGGTTCTCTCGGGCTGTCGGCAGTCGAGCTCACACAGGTGGTCCTCTTCTGCAGCCTCGGGTTCTGGCTGGGCTTCCTCTGCCTCGGCGCGCTGCTGTTCATCGGCGACCCCATCCTGCTTCCGCCGGCCCTCCACCTCCCCGGGGGGACGACGCGCCCCCTGGGCATCGCATTCCTGGTGCTGCTCGTCGCTTACGCCGCGATCGTGATGGCGCGCCAGAGGCCGCTGCGCATCGGCACGTGGCGCTTTCCGCTGCCGTCCCCCGCACTGACGGTGGGGCAGCTGTTTGTCGCCACGCTCGATCTCACGACGATGGGCACGGCACTCTGGGTGTTGCTGCCTCCGGCGCCAGACCTCTCCTATCCGAGATTCTTGGCGACGTTCCTCGTCGCGCTCGTGAGCGGCGCCGCGAGTCAGGTGCCGGGGGGTCTCGGGATCTTCGAAACCGTCATACTGCTCCTGCTCTCGCCGCGGGTTGCGCCGCCCGATCTCGTCGCCGCGCTTCTCGCCTTTCGTGCGACGTACTTCATCCTTCCCTTGTTCGTCGCCGCGATGACGATCGGCGTTCGTGAAGGCTGGGAGCGGGTCCCCAGGGTCCGTCGTCTCTTCGATCGCTTCGGCCACTGGATCGCCGCGATGGTGCCGCAGATCCTCGCGGCGGCGATGTTCGTCACGGGAGCGATGCTGCTCTTCTCCGGCGCCGTACCGAGCGCAACCGGACGGCTCAGGTGGCTTCACCGGTTCGCACCGCTGCCGGTCATCGAGATGTCGCACTTCCTCGCGAGCCTCGTGGGCGCGGCGCTCTTGATCCTCGCGCGGGGAATCCAACGCCGGCTCGATGCGGCGTACGTGCTCGCGCTCGCCTTGCTCGCCGCGGGCTGCGCCCTCTCGCTCGTCAAGGGTCTCGACTACGAGGAGGCGATGGTCCTGGCAGCGACGTTCGCCGCGCTCCTCCCGTGCCGCAGGTACTTCTATCGGAAGGCATCCCTGCTCGGCGAGCCGTTCACGGGGGGTTGGATCGCAGCCATCGTCGTCGTGCTCGCCGGATCGGCCTGGCTCGGCATCTTCGTCCACGAGCGCGTGGAGTATTCGAGCGAGCTGTGGTGGCGGGTCGCGCTCCATGCCGAGGCGCCGCGCTCGCTGCGGGCGACCGTCGGCGCGATCGGCCTTGCCGTCCTGTTCGCCGGGATGCGACTGTTCCGACCCGCCCGCCCGCGCCTGGCGCCGCCGAACGCCGCGGACATCGAGCGGGCGCGGCCGATCGTCGAGCGGTCGGTGTGGACCCATGCGAACCTGGTCTTCCGCGGGGACAAGGCGATCCTCTTCAGCGAAGCTGGAGACGCCTTCATGATGTACGGTCGCCAGGGCCGGAGCTGGATCGCGGTGGGCGACCCGATCGGCCCCGAGGAGTCGGCGCGCGAGCTCGTGTGGCAGTTCCACGGGCTCTGTGAGCGCTTCGGTGGATGGCCCGTCTTCTTCGAGGTGCGGCCGGAGCGCCTGGACACGTACCTCGATCTCGGCCTCACGCTCACGAAGCTCGGCGAGGAAGCTCGCGTCGACCTCACTCGCTTCGCGCTCGAGGCCCCTCGCCATAGGGACCTGAGACACGCGGCATTCAAGCTGGTTCGGAGCGGCTACCACTTCGAGATCCTGCTGCGGGAGACGGTGCCGTCTGCGTTGCCCGCGCTCGCGCGCGTCTCGGACGCCTGGCTGGCGGACAAGGCGACCCGCGAGAAGGGGTTCTCGAACGCGAGCTTCGACGTGTCGTACCTGACGCACTTTCCCGTCGCCGTGGTTCGGAGCGGCGACGACATCGTCGCCTTCGCCAACCTGTGGCTCGGTGCGGAGAAGGAGGAGCTGTCGATCGATCTCATGCGTCATCGCCCGGACGCGCCGAACGGGAGCATGGACTTCCTCTTTGCGGCGCTGCTGATCTGGGGGCGGCAGCAAGGCTACCGTTGGTTCAACTTCGGCGTGGCCCCGCTCTCCGGGCTGGAGCGGCGTCCCGGCGCGCCGCTCTGGCACCGGGTCGGGACGTTCGTCTACCGACACGGTGAGCACTTCTACAATTTCCAGGGGCTGCGCCAGTACAAGGAGAAGTTCGATCCGGTCTGGACGCCGCGCTATCTCGCGTCGCCGGGCGGCCTCGCCCTACCCGCGATCCTCGTCGACGTGGCCGCGCTGATGGCGGGCGGCCTCTTCGGGATCGTCCTCAAGTGA
- a CDS encoding efflux RND transporter periplasmic adaptor subunit → MTFRRLLPFIGLGVLAAILSWLWLGSRPVASAAFRTVPVVRGDLQVTVSATGTIEPEEVVDVGAQVVGMIREFGRDPDHPERPVDYGSRVDVGTVLAQIDDTLYRAQLDQARANAERARADLLELDAKLRKADRAWVRAQDLRSKGVISDADYDIALADYDTARSELGVGKASIVQADATLHQAEINLGYTTIRSPVKGVVVDRRVNIGQTVVSSLNAPSLFLLAKDLTRVQIWASVNEADIGRIEPGQAVRFTVDAFPRETFVGEVAQVRLNATMTQNVVTYTVVVTVDNPDARLLPYLTTSLKFDVDRRAGVMLVPNAALRWQPDPEQVAPDARGTLVPGGSEPSPRGSVWVTEGRFVRPVAVQVGPSDGVTTEIASTDVHEGEPVVVGEIAAAEGEGEVSPFAPRLFGGGRR, encoded by the coding sequence GTGACGTTCAGACGCCTCCTGCCCTTCATCGGTCTGGGCGTACTCGCGGCGATCCTCTCGTGGCTGTGGCTCGGGTCGAGACCCGTCGCTTCCGCAGCGTTTCGCACGGTACCCGTGGTGCGGGGCGACCTGCAGGTGACGGTGAGCGCGACCGGCACGATCGAGCCGGAAGAGGTGGTCGACGTCGGCGCCCAGGTGGTCGGGATGATCCGCGAGTTCGGCCGTGATCCCGACCATCCCGAGAGGCCCGTCGACTACGGCTCCCGCGTCGACGTGGGAACCGTGCTCGCGCAGATCGACGACACCCTCTATCGCGCGCAACTCGATCAGGCACGCGCCAACGCCGAGCGCGCTCGTGCGGATCTGCTCGAGCTCGACGCGAAGCTCCGGAAGGCCGACCGCGCGTGGGTTCGCGCGCAGGACCTCCGAAGCAAGGGCGTGATCTCCGATGCCGACTACGACATCGCGCTCGCCGACTACGACACCGCTCGATCGGAGCTCGGGGTGGGCAAGGCGAGCATCGTCCAGGCCGATGCGACTCTTCACCAGGCGGAGATCAACCTCGGATACACGACGATCCGATCACCGGTGAAGGGCGTCGTCGTCGATCGCCGGGTGAACATCGGCCAGACGGTCGTGTCGAGCCTCAATGCGCCGAGCCTCTTCCTCCTCGCGAAGGACCTGACGCGCGTGCAGATCTGGGCGTCGGTGAACGAGGCCGACATCGGACGGATCGAGCCCGGACAGGCGGTTCGATTCACCGTGGACGCGTTCCCGCGCGAGACCTTCGTCGGCGAAGTGGCCCAGGTACGCCTGAACGCCACGATGACGCAGAACGTGGTCACCTATACGGTGGTGGTCACCGTCGACAACCCCGACGCCCGCCTGCTTCCGTACCTGACCACGAGCCTCAAGTTCGACGTCGACCGGCGGGCCGGTGTGATGCTCGTGCCGAACGCGGCGCTGCGCTGGCAGCCGGATCCCGAGCAGGTCGCTCCGGACGCGCGTGGGACGCTCGTGCCGGGTGGCTCCGAGCCGTCGCCCCGGGGATCGGTGTGGGTCACCGAGGGGCGCTTCGTGAGACCCGTCGCCGTGCAGGTGGGCCCGAGCGACGGCGTCACGACCGAGATCGCGAGCACGGACGTGCATGAAGGAGAGCCGGTCGTGGTGGGCGAGATTGCGGCCGCGGAGGGCGAAGGCGAGGTGAGCCCGTTCGCGCCCCGGCTCTTCGGCGGCGGTCGCCGGTGA